The window GTGAGGGATAGAGCCGGCATCCTTTTTACGGTCGCTGATAGTGGTACCTGTTCTTCGACAAGCTAAGGAACCAAGCGTAGCGGAAGGGGAGTTGAAGTGTTAGTAAAAAGATACAGGCGAAAGCCCGACCTTTTGCTCATGAGAAGATTTACGATGTTAAACAGAGGGTAGAAAAGAGCAAAAGGGCACGCCCAAAGTATTATTTTAAAAACTGAAAATTGACTTTTCAAATTGATTACATTTTCTAACTTTGATGATTCTGTTAGATATAATAATTACTTAAGAGATATATGATTCTAAGAGCTGATAATATTGTTAAGATGTACAAGAGCCGAAAGGTGGTAAAAGGTGTATCTATTCATGTAGAACAGGGTGAAATAGTTGGATTACTTGGACCTAATGGCGCAGGAAAAACCACCTCTTTTTATATGATAGTTGGTCTTATTCAACCAAATGACGGTGAAATTTATCTGGATGATATGAATATTACCAATGATCCAATGTATAAAAGAGCACAAAAGGGAATTGGTTATTTGGCGCAGGAGGCTTCTGTTTTTAGAAAATTAAGTATCGAAGATAATATAATGGGGGTTCTTGAGATGACAAAATTGTCGAAAAAAGAACGCCATATGAAAATGGAGGCTTTGATCGAAGAGTTTGGATTACAGCATATCAGAAAAAACAGAGGAGATTTGCTTTCGGGAGGAGAACGACGTAGAACCGAAATAGCACGTGCTTTGGCTACCGATCCTAAGTTTATTTTGCTGGATGAGCCGTTTGCAGGGGTAGACCCTATTGCGGTTGAAGATATTCAGAAGATTGTGGCTACTTTGAAAGAGAAAAATATCGGGATATTAATTACTGATCACAACGTACAGGAAACTCTGGAAATTACAGACAGAACGTATTTGTTGTTCGAAGGTAGTATACTTAAAGCGGGAACACCGCCGGAACTTGCTGCCGACCCAATGGTGCGAAAGGTTTATCTCGGTGAAAAATTCGAATTGAGAAAAAAATATTAATAATGATAGTAGAAGCAGGAATGGTGAATTTATTGAAAACATTATTGATACTGGCTCTGGTGTATTATGGATTTAAATTTCTGGCAAAACTTTTTGCTCCGCAAATTCAAAAATATGCGGCAAAGAAAATGCAGGAAAAGTTTAATCAACATTATCAGGGAGGTGTTCATCAGGAAGAAAAAAGAGAGCCTGAGGGGAAAACTACTGTAGTAAATAAACCAAAAAAAGATAAAGATAT of the Bacteroidota bacterium genome contains:
- the lptB gene encoding LPS export ABC transporter ATP-binding protein, producing the protein MILRADNIVKMYKSRKVVKGVSIHVEQGEIVGLLGPNGAGKTTSFYMIVGLIQPNDGEIYLDDMNITNDPMYKRAQKGIGYLAQEASVFRKLSIEDNIMGVLEMTKLSKKERHMKMEALIEEFGLQHIRKNRGDLLSGGERRRTEIARALATDPKFILLDEPFAGVDPIAVEDIQKIVATLKEKNIGILITDHNVQETLEITDRTYLLFEGSILKAGTPPELAADPMVRKVYLGEKFELRKKY
- a CDS encoding DUF4834 family protein — translated: MIVEAGMVNLLKTLLILALVYYGFKFLAKLFAPQIQKYAAKKMQEKFNQHYQGGVHQEEKREPEGKTTVVNKPKKDKDINTDDAGEYIDYEEVD